The Gigantopelta aegis isolate Gae_Host chromosome 3, Gae_host_genome, whole genome shotgun sequence genome segment acatttactttagactggttgcaatataacgttgtttactggtttgctgtgcatcaagtatctaaaattcagcctaaaacatttgtcgaaatactagtagtatgtctgcgtgaataaacgtcctgtaatcgtgaagtttgcaagttttaatttctgaacgtttacaggtcatgatGTAACCAGTTtgcataaatttaattttgcgtaaccgactctgaaatattgtgccctgcatgGGCGATCAGGCGACtgtaaagtgcacaccctgaATTTACACCACTGGAATGTGAACCCAGAATCTACAAGTACAAGCCTAAATATTGATGGTCTAACCACTCTGCCAGGGAGACTGATTAATAAATTTTCTCTGTTTTTGTATTGGTACTGTTTTCATAGACCAAACTGATTTGATATGAAGGTGACAAAAAGCTGTATGTGTAAAaatgcctatatatatatatatatatatatatatatacacacacacacacatacacacacatatatatacaccgtACCTGGAaattacataatacatttatgtACCAACTTTATTCTATTCCGATATATCACACCAGAATCAAACACCAATTTAAAGCcacacgccctagttccatccagcgaaaataaattataatttggttaatctacaaacctgtaacacacttagatcacgtttttatcaaatggagtgaaaaagcagattttatatcgataaataccatgggaatccccatgtcccaattgcttgaaataattttgaaagttagtatgatgtcaccggtagatgtcgctcgaagcacaatgcctacgtcacgacaaatttcacagagtgcgcacagacttggggtgcgttcctttcatctctcctggacatgttccaactgttttgtcctggttgtatcccctctccagatatcgtaagacttagcaaaattattggttttaacggtttgtaacgttttgtattgagatacttacttgtctgaactttattgttactgaaaatgttaacgaactgtgaagaaaaatctcacaaatgaacaagcaaacgacaacaaatcggatgttgattgcacgaaccgtgcatgagaaaacaaaccgaaccaaaattatagcggtcacgtggtataccaacgtctgtgacattgaaatgggaatatcccctctaaaaatagattagaccaaGTGTCTGCtcaatgtttttttctcagaggcccttggcattttatgaaatacgaaaaatgcattttgtggtattacaaacaccaggattaccaaaaaacacttcaggtgaatggaaatgtatatattctaaataataaacggtaagtaaagtgcaattttatttgtgaaaaaatgggtttaatagcgaaaaacaacggcgtaatggttaacaactagggcgtgtccctttaagtccaaCCTAACATGTAATTACctatagatacatgtagttatagtTCTAAGTAGGTTTCAGTCTTAGCCATAAATTTAAGCAAAATCAAGGTAAGCTGAAGACCACTTTCCCGAAATGGTGCAAGATGAGTTTCAAGGTGATCAATTTGTCGCTCTCCTAAAACTTTCTAGATGAGtttggaggggaggggagggatcAATCACCTTTTCTTGTAAAAACGGGCTCAGCCCATTCAGAAATTTTTGCTTTTGTGAggcaacataaaaataaacacaatatttagTTAAGTTTCATTGCctgtaattttgttatttttcttttacatttagtgaattaaaaaaattgtcacatgcatacatgtacaccaccattttacaaattaccagtgtacggatatattttaataatataactatatgaattatatacacatgtatgtacatatagttCATCTGTATTaagcacatgtatatgtatatatatatatacacacacacacacacacacacacacacgtacattaTTGTAGTGTTCATGTACACATTTCTGAAACAGCATCAGCTAATTTCTTATATTCACCGAGTGAGTTATACACATGGCAGGATATTCGAACATAGAGTTTGTTCTCAATGCACTTGATTGGAACCTCTATGTTGTAGTTGTGGTATAGCTTGTTCTGTATCTCTTCTGCTTTGCTGTAGTTCACCAAGTCATCATTATCAAACAGGCTTGAAGGAAGCCTCACCAGACTCATTGATCCAAACATATCTTGAGGTGCTGCTAAAGCTGTACCCCACGACTTGGCCAGCATGCCACCAGCTTGTCTGCAGAGGTCATGCATGTAGCCCTGAATGACACCCACACCAAGCATTTGCCAGAAATCCAACACGGTATGCAGTGCCAGGAAAGGGCTGTAATCATGTAGACCTGTCCAAATAAACTCTGAATTATATCCAGATCCAAACCCATGAGAAATAACTACAGGTCTGATCACTGACTGAAAGGTTTTGTCTACATACAGGAATGCAGCCCCTTTTGGACCACAGAACCATTTGTGTGCATTCGAAACGTAAAAATCTGGTTTTAGATTCTTTAGTCTCAAAGAAATGGATCCCAATGCATGAGCTCCATCAACAAGAACAGGTATGTTTTTCTCATGACAAATATCAATGATTTCTTTCAGTGGTAAAATAAATGGAGTGTTGCTTGGAATGTGGTCAAACACAGCCAGTTTGGTCACATTTGGTTCCAGCTCCTCTCTAACAAGCTTTGTTAACTGATCTGGTCCGGAAAGTGGAAATGTTACAGTAGCTTCTTTCACAACAGCACCTGTTTCTGTGCATACTTGTTTCAACAACTTTTTTACTGCACCATATGTAACACTGAGAGTAAATATAACATCTCCACTGCTAAACTTAAGGCTCTTTAAAACAGCATTAATTCCTGTCGTTGCATTGCTGACCAGAACAATATCACAAGGATCACAGTCAACAAAGTTGGCAAGTCGTCTTGTTACGTAAACAAGATGAGGTAGAAGTTCTCGGTCGTAGAATCGCAGTGGTTGTTTTTCTGTATACACTTGCCACTTCTGGGCATCTTCTAAAGCTGGCCGTAGAACTGCTCCAAAAGCTCCGTGGTTGAGAAACGTACATGTATCCTCCAATAAAAAATACCTGTCTTTGAATTCTCTCCCAAACTGAATTGTTTTACTGTGACTGTCAGCTGTAGAATCATATCTTAATTTAAATGGCAGTTCTGGAGGTAGATATCTTTCATTTGCTATACTTATCAGTTCTTGAACATTTGAAGAATGAAAACTTCCAAAATCTCTTTTATGCATATTAAATCTTGTGTTGCTTGTGCAGACTTACTTCAACAAGTTAATGAATTCAAATTACAAAGCGTAAGGTCGTGTGTAaataaagggagataactacATATCGGTACATCGAAGTAATAGTAAACGTCtaagataaaatataaaaagcaaaCATTACATTAAACGCACCAAATTAGTTGCTTTCCTCTTGATATTAATATGATGATTCTCTTCAAGAGTTGTCAAAATGTACGCTCCATTAAACACAGGTATCACACACGATTCGCAGTGACAAAATCGCACCTACTTCCCTACTTCAAAGGAAGCGCCTTTTATTGACCAATCATATTTCTGCTCACATAATCGAACCAATCAACTTATTTTTGACGCAGAGGCGGAAACAAAATATCCAAAATGGAGAAGACCGTAGAAACTCTGGAGGCAATGGTTAGATATGTGTATTGTTATTATCACTATACA includes the following:
- the LOC121368189 gene encoding L-cysteine desulfhydrase-like; translated protein: MHKRDFGSFHSSNVQELISIANERYLPPELPFKLRYDSTADSHSKTIQFGREFKDRYFLLEDTCTFLNHGAFGAVLRPALEDAQKWQVYTEKQPLRFYDRELLPHLVYVTRRLANFVDCDPCDIVLVSNATTGINAVLKSLKFSSGDVIFTLSVTYGAVKKLLKQVCTETGAVVKEATVTFPLSGPDQLTKLVREELEPNVTKLAVFDHIPSNTPFILPLKEIIDICHEKNIPVLVDGAHALGSISLRLKNLKPDFYVSNAHKWFCGPKGAAFLYVDKTFQSVIRPVVISHGFGSGYNSEFIWTGLHDYSPFLALHTVLDFWQMLGVGVIQGYMHDLCRQAGGMLAKSWGTALAAPQDMFGSMSLVRLPSSLFDNDDLVNYSKAEEIQNKLYHNYNIEVPIKCIENKLYVRISCHVYNSLGEYKKLADAVSEMCT